The following proteins are encoded in a genomic region of Fervidobacterium pennivorans DSM 9078:
- a CDS encoding glycoside hydrolase family 36 protein → MYIPSLSEIRKIIGYRKFDRYELILEVRKIPAGYKISGEIKGIVDDVELFSFPRPDKVLANNWQSWGPARVITKDFKLNFPKDLIEKFGFSASIMPEVYFDNLISDYFLAADTFVVGALKSEIGHVYFKLSDDTISVHLRYFGKMFDEWTPIEPIAVINLNPDDGLTYYAELIAKENNITFSSHNPVSWSSWYQYYLDFNYEKMISDLEKSKELDLGYEVFQIDDAWEIDIGDWVPNEKFPSLKEVADKIASYGYKPGIWLAPFSISETSNVFKNHPDWLVKNESGVPVVAYENWSKKIYALDTTHPEAVEWLKNLFVGLKANGFDYFKIDFLFAGAIQGKRYKHNVSPIEAYRMGLKVIREAVGDSFVLGCGAPLLPSVGLVDGMRISADTASFWDPNGPDIGYPNAYYALRNVITRNFMNNILWWNDPDCLMLRKEDTQLNDAHRELYTIASLLLDNMIIQSDNLSYEIDKNLWNLVKKYKTYGRRRFKVSGLMNGRYKITSCGTNGCDELVIDDLATLQYKVNYDTPRIELSKVVEKRTDGRIFNYYREKQ, encoded by the coding sequence ATGTACATCCCAAGCTTGTCAGAAATAAGGAAGATAATCGGTTACCGTAAGTTTGATAGATACGAACTGATATTAGAAGTTCGTAAGATTCCGGCTGGCTACAAGATTTCAGGAGAAATAAAAGGAATAGTAGACGATGTTGAACTATTCTCGTTCCCAAGACCAGATAAAGTACTTGCCAATAACTGGCAGTCATGGGGGCCTGCAAGGGTTATAACAAAGGATTTTAAATTGAATTTCCCAAAGGACCTAATTGAAAAATTTGGTTTCAGTGCATCCATTATGCCAGAAGTTTATTTTGATAACCTTATCAGCGATTATTTCTTAGCTGCGGATACCTTCGTAGTAGGAGCGCTTAAATCCGAGATTGGTCATGTTTATTTCAAGTTGTCTGACGATACTATATCTGTCCATTTAAGGTATTTTGGCAAGATGTTCGATGAATGGACACCTATAGAACCTATTGCGGTAATCAATTTGAACCCTGATGATGGACTCACATACTATGCCGAACTTATTGCAAAAGAAAACAACATTACATTTTCATCACACAACCCGGTTAGTTGGTCGAGCTGGTATCAATACTACCTTGACTTCAATTATGAAAAGATGATTTCCGATTTGGAGAAGTCTAAAGAGTTGGATTTAGGATACGAAGTCTTCCAAATAGATGATGCATGGGAAATTGATATTGGTGACTGGGTACCTAATGAGAAGTTCCCAAGTCTAAAAGAAGTTGCAGATAAGATAGCATCATATGGTTACAAGCCAGGAATTTGGCTTGCCCCATTCAGTATTTCGGAAACATCAAATGTATTCAAAAACCACCCCGATTGGCTGGTTAAAAACGAAAGTGGTGTACCCGTTGTCGCGTATGAAAACTGGAGTAAAAAGATATATGCACTTGACACAACGCATCCTGAAGCTGTGGAGTGGTTAAAAAACCTCTTTGTTGGTTTAAAAGCGAATGGATTCGATTATTTTAAAATCGATTTTCTTTTTGCCGGAGCAATTCAAGGAAAAAGGTATAAACATAATGTTTCGCCAATAGAAGCGTATAGAATGGGTTTGAAAGTTATTCGAGAAGCTGTGGGAGACTCGTTTGTTCTTGGATGTGGTGCTCCCCTTCTACCAAGTGTTGGTTTGGTTGACGGTATGAGAATCAGTGCCGACACAGCCTCTTTCTGGGACCCAAATGGACCAGATATAGGCTATCCAAATGCGTATTATGCTCTAAGGAACGTTATTACACGCAACTTTATGAACAACATACTTTGGTGGAACGACCCTGACTGTCTTATGTTGAGAAAGGAAGATACACAGCTTAATGATGCGCATAGGGAACTTTACACTATTGCATCACTCTTGTTGGATAATATGATAATACAGAGTGATAACCTCTCCTACGAAATTGATAAGAATTTGTGGAACTTGGTTAAAAAATACAAGACCTACGGTCGCAGAAGGTTCAAAGTCAGTGGGTTGATGAATGGAAGATACAAAATCACAAGTTGTGGTACCAATGGTTGTGATGAACTTGTTATAGATGACCTTGCAACTTTGCAATACAAAGTCAACTACGATACACCAAGGATTGAATTGTCAAAAGTGGTTGAAAAAAGAACGGACGGCAGAATCTTCAATTACTACAGAGAAAAACAATAA
- a CDS encoding dihydroorotase, with protein MRIFDMSTGRIKRGQVPVDLPEKIDQDLDSLLLSPLFVDLHTHVRLNDQEDYDTLSHAALAGGFGVCVIQPNTRPPIENLDVLKNHVELSKDKDVHFLHTISLFGEINDLNELEDYTNNIAGFSTDGIRYTSPDLIKAFSEKKSALVFDHSQLHEVPGDFYIDSKLPNAVRTYSNEAIAIFRTVLTGLEFGFNRFHIQHVSTSQSLETIEYLRKKAKVTCEVTPHHVFFRPEEINNPNQKINPPISKDRDILVNAVRKGIITCFATDHAPHPEKPADFERAPYGSSHIEVAFSVYLKVFEDIELVLKNLTINPLSVLGKSYEELGLKFPNDAVLIDEKAEYTVESNKFFSKGKNCAFNGYRLKGKVLGIRRNGRWVFWNGEFLR; from the coding sequence ATGAGAATATTTGATATGTCAACTGGTAGAATTAAAAGAGGACAAGTTCCAGTTGACCTCCCGGAGAAAATAGACCAAGACCTCGATTCTTTGCTGCTTTCACCACTATTTGTAGACTTACATACACATGTTAGGTTAAATGACCAAGAGGATTACGACACACTTTCCCATGCGGCTTTAGCCGGCGGGTTCGGAGTATGCGTGATTCAACCAAACACAAGGCCACCTATAGAAAACTTAGATGTTCTAAAGAATCATGTTGAACTTTCAAAAGACAAAGATGTTCACTTTCTTCATACCATCAGCTTATTTGGAGAGATAAACGATTTAAATGAGCTTGAGGATTATACAAACAACATTGCTGGTTTCTCAACAGACGGAATTCGGTACACAAGTCCAGACTTAATAAAAGCTTTCTCAGAGAAAAAGAGTGCTTTAGTTTTTGATCATTCACAACTACACGAAGTTCCAGGAGATTTCTACATAGATTCGAAACTACCTAACGCAGTGCGCACATACTCAAACGAGGCAATCGCGATATTCAGAACTGTGTTGACAGGGCTTGAGTTCGGGTTTAATAGATTTCACATTCAGCATGTCTCAACCTCACAATCTTTGGAGACCATAGAGTACCTAAGAAAAAAGGCGAAGGTTACATGTGAAGTAACCCCCCATCACGTTTTCTTCCGCCCAGAGGAGATAAACAATCCAAACCAGAAGATTAACCCTCCCATTTCAAAAGACAGAGATATCCTCGTCAATGCTGTGAGAAAGGGTATCATAACGTGTTTTGCAACAGACCATGCACCGCATCCTGAAAAGCCAGCAGATTTTGAAAGAGCCCCATATGGAAGTTCCCATATAGAGGTAGCGTTTTCTGTGTATCTGAAAGTGTTCGAAGATATCGAACTCGTTTTGAAAAATCTCACTATAAATCCGCTTAGTGTGTTGGGAAAAAGTTATGAGGAACTTGGCTTAAAGTTCCCCAACGACGCTGTGTTGATTGATGAAAAGGCTGAGTATACTGTTGAAAGCAACAAGTTCTTCAGCAAAGGCAAAAACTGTGCATTCAATGGTTATAGATTGAAGGGAAAGGTCCTTGGAATAAGAAGAAACGGAAGGTGGGTGTTCTGGAATGGCGAATTTCTCCGCTGA
- a CDS encoding class II aldolase/adducin family protein: MAKKTKKSVEKFSFNYDIAESIVNYARKVSEEGLTKGTWGNISVRDGGYIYITPSGFPYDKLTPKHIIVVDNEGRKVYGELTPSSELPLHIEIYEKRADVHAIIHTHPVYSTIVSVTLKEIPPIVEDAVMILGERLFVSEYALPGTEELARNAIKALGNNHCVFLRNHGLVTVGENLQEALIATLVAEKTAQIYIEALRVGKVSILPDEHAKLLREKYLKSYRQK, translated from the coding sequence ATGGCGAAGAAAACAAAGAAAAGTGTGGAAAAATTTTCCTTCAATTACGATATCGCCGAATCGATAGTCAATTATGCCCGTAAGGTTTCTGAAGAAGGGCTTACGAAAGGTACTTGGGGAAACATTAGTGTCCGAGATGGTGGATACATTTACATCACACCATCTGGGTTTCCATATGATAAGTTAACACCAAAGCATATAATAGTTGTAGACAACGAGGGGAGGAAAGTCTACGGTGAGTTAACACCCTCTTCAGAACTACCTTTGCATATTGAGATTTACGAAAAGCGAGCAGATGTTCATGCAATAATACACACACATCCTGTTTATTCTACAATAGTCTCGGTGACTTTAAAAGAGATTCCCCCGATTGTTGAGGATGCTGTAATGATTCTTGGAGAACGTCTTTTTGTTTCAGAATACGCACTTCCAGGGACCGAAGAACTCGCACGGAACGCCATCAAAGCTCTTGGAAATAACCATTGTGTATTTTTAAGAAACCACGGTCTTGTGACCGTGGGTGAAAATCTCCAAGAAGCTTTAATTGCAACACTCGTCGCAGAAAAAACTGCACAAATTTACATAGAAGCACTCAGAGTTGGAAAGGTTTCTATTCTTCCAGATGAGCATGCAAAGTTGTTAAGAGAAAAATATCTCAAATCATACAGGCAAAAATAA
- a CDS encoding oxidoreductase → MANFSAELKKQTKYKAFLLTKRIVEEITQNTYLITFEEDFDFLPGQFCMVSVGDAGLTRKPYTLGRLNKRELAISVKIAGKGSEYIVKTNEKLNVLAPLGNPFIPESNNGAVIVAPSCLAEGIHLSERFDIPLIVASKTELNEKFVKKFKMRVFVGNDEYLNLLSELNHSAFDWIFVSGSRVMEELAVKNMPNKVVYVSLNEYMACGIGACKGCAVETVHGIKHVCTDGPVFRGDNIWQVQRHSD, encoded by the coding sequence ATGGCGAATTTCTCCGCTGAATTAAAAAAGCAAACAAAGTACAAAGCCTTTCTACTAACTAAGAGGATCGTTGAAGAAATAACGCAAAATACTTACTTAATCACTTTTGAAGAAGATTTCGATTTTCTACCAGGACAGTTCTGCATGGTGAGCGTAGGTGACGCAGGATTAACGCGGAAACCTTACACGCTTGGAAGATTAAACAAAAGGGAACTTGCTATCTCCGTAAAAATTGCAGGAAAGGGAAGCGAGTATATAGTTAAGACCAACGAAAAACTCAATGTCCTTGCACCTCTTGGCAATCCATTTATTCCTGAGAGTAATAATGGTGCAGTTATTGTGGCACCGTCCTGTCTTGCCGAGGGAATCCATCTTTCCGAACGTTTTGATATACCGTTAATCGTGGCCTCAAAGACCGAACTGAACGAGAAATTTGTGAAGAAATTCAAGATGAGAGTATTTGTAGGGAACGATGAGTATTTAAATTTGCTCAGTGAATTAAATCACTCAGCTTTCGACTGGATATTCGTCAGCGGCTCCAGAGTCATGGAAGAGCTTGCTGTAAAAAATATGCCAAATAAGGTTGTTTACGTTTCATTGAATGAGTACATGGCTTGTGGAATAGGTGCTTGTAAAGGATGCGCTGTGGAAACAGTCCATGGCATAAAACACGTTTGCACAGACGGACCGGTGTTTAGAGGTGATAACATATGGCAAGTTCAAAGACACTCAGACTGA
- a CDS encoding dihydroorotate dehydrogenase, with amino-acid sequence MASSKTLRLRTPIVIASGPGGFGEYLNVDSIDWSYVGAYTLKTITLHPKVGNKPPRIYATDIFMINRIGLENPGFVGLKKILDSGELDVLLSKVPAILSLGGDSFEEYVEITRLVKPYLDKFLAIEYNFSCPNVHHGGLSIMSDREEWRKLLKAIRKETDAFIIAKLGIESGFVEEMAKIVALEGWNGVTVINTIRGLIINSEGQVLLGGLSGPALYPIALRAVYEVRKVLPDIFIIASGGIYTAQQAKEMLQFGANAVSIGSALFQNEYVINKIGKEIVEFLKSEEKQ; translated from the coding sequence ATGGCAAGTTCAAAGACACTCAGACTGAGAACACCCATTGTTATAGCCTCCGGACCTGGGGGTTTTGGTGAGTACCTTAACGTAGATTCAATAGATTGGTCTTACGTAGGCGCGTACACATTGAAGACGATAACTCTCCATCCAAAGGTTGGTAACAAACCGCCGAGAATATACGCAACCGATATCTTCATGATAAATCGCATCGGGCTCGAAAATCCTGGTTTTGTTGGTTTAAAAAAGATTCTAGATAGTGGAGAGTTAGATGTTTTGCTTTCAAAAGTTCCAGCTATTTTGAGCCTTGGAGGGGATTCGTTTGAAGAGTACGTTGAGATAACCAGACTTGTGAAACCTTACTTAGATAAGTTTTTGGCTATCGAATACAATTTTAGCTGTCCAAACGTTCATCACGGCGGACTTTCAATTATGTCAGATAGAGAAGAGTGGAGGAAACTTTTGAAGGCGATAAGAAAAGAAACGGATGCGTTTATCATTGCAAAACTTGGAATAGAAAGTGGGTTTGTTGAAGAAATGGCAAAGATTGTCGCGCTGGAAGGTTGGAATGGTGTCACTGTTATCAATACTATCCGTGGACTTATCATAAACTCTGAAGGACAAGTTTTACTTGGAGGGCTTTCAGGTCCTGCACTTTATCCTATCGCACTTAGGGCTGTTTACGAAGTGAGGAAGGTCTTACCAGATATTTTCATAATCGCATCCGGTGGTATATACACTGCCCAACAAGCAAAAGAGATGCTCCAATTTGGGGCGAACGCAGTGAGCATAGGAAGTGCACTATTCCAAAATGAGTATGTTATCAACAAAATAGGAAAAGAAATTGTGGAGTTCTTAAAAAGTGAAGAAAAACAATAA
- the pyrE gene encoding orotate phosphoribosyltransferase — METINERVLEILRKTGALLDGHFILSSGLHSPNYVQCAKVFEYPKYGEQIGELIARKILDAGLGVDVVVGPALGGVIVAYEVGKKLNTRAIFTEREDSVMKLRRGFEIHEGERVLIVEDVVTTGKSTLEVVEVVESYGGQIVGFASIINRSGKENPFEEINQKLKGKPYFYLVKFDFPTYKPEDCPLCKSGIPAVKPGSRKMNTR; from the coding sequence ATGGAAACAATAAATGAAAGGGTTTTAGAAATCCTCAGAAAGACAGGCGCTTTGCTCGATGGTCACTTCATACTCTCTTCTGGTTTACATTCCCCCAATTACGTCCAATGCGCTAAGGTTTTCGAATATCCGAAATATGGGGAACAGATCGGGGAACTAATAGCAAGGAAAATTTTAGATGCTGGACTGGGTGTTGACGTTGTTGTCGGACCGGCACTTGGTGGTGTTATCGTGGCATATGAAGTAGGGAAGAAGTTGAACACACGCGCGATTTTTACTGAACGTGAAGACAGTGTCATGAAATTGAGAAGGGGCTTTGAAATACACGAAGGCGAAAGAGTGCTTATCGTTGAAGATGTTGTTACAACGGGAAAATCAACACTCGAAGTTGTAGAAGTTGTTGAAAGCTACGGCGGGCAAATCGTAGGGTTTGCAAGCATTATAAACAGGTCAGGAAAAGAAAATCCGTTTGAAGAAATCAATCAAAAACTTAAAGGAAAGCCGTACTTCTACCTTGTGAAGTTCGACTTCCCTACTTACAAACCTGAGGATTGTCCACTTTGTAAATCTGGTATACCTGCTGTGAAACCTGGTAGCAGAAAGATGAATACAAGGTAA
- the pyrF gene encoding orotidine-5'-phosphate decarboxylase encodes MEKVERKNWVVTEPVLSLDMEDPIGFIEKHGSFDYVKVGHNLAVQGKRILDYFYERGYKVILDLKFSDIPSTVARSIRAWEHPAIVGFTVHANAGLESVKAALESTDKMIFSVIKLTSLPGRLEDFEHIIVGLARLGSSFVLPGMWAIKMRHKIGGAILVPGIRMEQSKDDQKDVVSLWDIFGIANFAVLGREVYKAKDPGEKIQAIKEKVRLWKQ; translated from the coding sequence ATGGAAAAAGTCGAGAGAAAAAACTGGGTTGTAACAGAGCCGGTGCTTAGCTTAGACATGGAAGACCCTATTGGTTTCATTGAAAAACACGGAAGTTTTGATTATGTTAAGGTTGGACATAACCTTGCAGTGCAAGGAAAGAGGATACTTGATTATTTCTACGAAAGAGGATACAAAGTTATTCTTGATTTGAAATTTTCTGATATACCATCAACGGTGGCAAGGTCGATAAGAGCCTGGGAACATCCTGCAATCGTTGGTTTCACAGTTCATGCAAACGCGGGGTTAGAGAGTGTTAAAGCCGCCCTTGAATCAACTGATAAGATGATTTTCTCTGTGATAAAGTTAACATCGCTACCCGGAAGGCTCGAAGATTTTGAACATATTATTGTAGGACTTGCGAGGTTGGGCTCTTCGTTCGTGCTACCTGGCATGTGGGCAATTAAGATGCGACACAAAATAGGTGGAGCAATACTGGTTCCCGGTATACGTATGGAGCAATCAAAAGATGACCAAAAAGATGTGGTATCGTTATGGGATATTTTTGGGATAGCGAACTTCGCTGTACTTGGAAGAGAAGTGTATAAGGCAAAAGACCCCGGTGAAAAGATACAGGCAATAAAAGAGAAGGTGAGATTATGGAAACAATAA
- the galT gene encoding galactose-1-phosphate uridylyltransferase, whose product MMERRWNLLTGEWVMVSAYTQARPTNPTNFCPLCPGGDEFETEYDLVSFDNRYPSMKIDAPEVQSTGIYRKARSNGKCEVVVYTIEHESAMSMMPIHQIEKLIQMWVDRYLDLSQNRFIKYVFIFENRGKEVGATLPHPHGQLYAFPFIPKRIEAKLQALSQYYDENGSCAVCDIVDNEIKLKERIIYENESFITLVPFYARWPYEVHVYPKRHVSTLVELTNTERYHLAKALKVVTMKYDLLFKQAFPYMMMLFQAPVNDVSYSHAFHFHIEFNPVKRDKDKIKWMASVETGTWAFINPKIPEEAAKELRNVEVEL is encoded by the coding sequence ATGATGGAACGAAGATGGAATCTGCTCACTGGAGAATGGGTTATGGTTTCAGCATACACGCAAGCAAGACCTACGAATCCAACGAATTTCTGTCCACTTTGTCCTGGTGGTGATGAGTTCGAAACAGAGTACGATTTGGTTTCGTTCGATAACAGATATCCTTCAATGAAGATAGATGCTCCAGAAGTCCAAAGCACGGGTATATATAGAAAGGCACGTTCGAACGGAAAATGCGAGGTTGTTGTTTATACAATTGAGCATGAAAGTGCTATGAGTATGATGCCTATTCACCAAATCGAAAAACTAATCCAGATGTGGGTAGATAGATACCTTGACTTATCACAAAACCGGTTTATCAAATACGTCTTCATTTTCGAAAACAGGGGTAAGGAAGTAGGTGCAACCCTTCCGCACCCACATGGACAATTATATGCCTTTCCGTTCATTCCAAAGCGTATAGAAGCAAAACTGCAGGCTTTGTCTCAATACTACGACGAGAACGGCAGTTGTGCGGTTTGTGATATTGTTGATAATGAGATAAAATTAAAAGAAAGAATAATCTACGAGAATGAATCATTTATCACACTTGTTCCGTTTTATGCACGCTGGCCCTACGAAGTCCATGTGTATCCCAAAAGGCACGTAAGTACTCTTGTAGAACTTACAAACACTGAGAGATATCACTTGGCAAAGGCTCTAAAAGTTGTTACAATGAAATATGACTTACTTTTCAAACAAGCATTCCCATACATGATGATGCTTTTCCAAGCACCAGTCAATGATGTAAGCTATTCACATGCTTTCCATTTCCATATTGAGTTTAACCCTGTAAAACGAGACAAAGACAAAATTAAGTGGATGGCAAGTGTTGAAACTGGAACTTGGGCGTTCATAAACCCAAAAATTCCAGAAGAAGCGGCAAAAGAACTCAGGAATGTGGAGGTTGAGTTGTGA
- a CDS encoding LacI family DNA-binding transcriptional regulator, whose translation MKKFVTIRDIAKAAGVSINTVSRALNNKPDINKETKERVLKVARELGYIKDATATSLRYGLTKVIGVILEDSSNPFYSEVLKSIEMAARKRGFNVIFMNTEKDYNLEEDAVKTMLSRRVDGIIISPTQEKSEDIQLLIKSAVPFVILGVHFEDIEVPEVYSNDVKGSYLAVSHLIEKGRKKIVYLSGYLYKSVARMRLEGYRRALHEHMLPFDESYVFEVEEGVENSYKKMLDIIESGLKFDGVFCFNDISAIGAMQALREKGYSIPDDVSVVGYDDIAFAHFIQPRLTTVRIDKQKEGEDAFELLYEMIKRKEFVNKRLVLDVELVVRETT comes from the coding sequence TTGAAGAAATTTGTAACGATACGTGACATTGCCAAGGCGGCCGGTGTATCTATAAACACAGTTTCAAGAGCACTTAATAATAAGCCGGATATAAACAAAGAAACAAAAGAAAGGGTCTTGAAAGTAGCGAGAGAGCTTGGGTATATAAAGGATGCAACTGCGACATCTTTGAGATATGGGTTGACCAAAGTCATAGGTGTGATTTTGGAGGACAGTTCGAACCCATTTTACTCAGAGGTGCTCAAGTCAATAGAAATGGCTGCCAGGAAACGGGGGTTCAACGTCATTTTTATGAACACAGAAAAAGACTACAACTTAGAGGAAGACGCGGTAAAAACTATGCTCAGCCGGAGGGTAGATGGGATTATCATTTCCCCTACGCAAGAAAAAAGCGAGGACATACAATTACTTATAAAATCCGCCGTGCCTTTTGTTATCCTTGGTGTTCACTTTGAGGATATTGAGGTTCCAGAGGTTTACAGCAACGATGTCAAGGGAAGTTATTTGGCTGTGAGTCACTTGATCGAGAAAGGTAGGAAGAAAATCGTATACCTTAGCGGGTACTTATACAAATCCGTTGCTCGTATGAGGCTTGAAGGATACAGAAGGGCTCTCCATGAACATATGTTGCCATTTGACGAAAGTTATGTCTTTGAAGTAGAAGAAGGTGTTGAGAATTCGTATAAAAAGATGCTTGATATCATAGAGTCCGGACTTAAATTTGATGGAGTTTTCTGTTTTAACGACATTTCTGCAATTGGCGCAATGCAAGCACTTCGCGAAAAAGGTTACTCTATTCCAGACGATGTGTCGGTTGTAGGATACGATGATATAGCATTTGCGCATTTTATACAACCGAGACTGACGACAGTTCGCATAGATAAGCAAAAAGAAGGAGAAGATGCGTTTGAACTACTTTACGAAATGATAAAAAGAAAAGAATTTGTAAACAAAAGGCTGGTCTTGGATGTTGAACTCGTTGTAAGAGAAACAACTTGA
- a CDS encoding galactokinase, whose product MVVYSPGRANLIGEHTDYNDGFVLPFAIKRYVKIEIEPSKKFKIFSHQLKKGIEFDAPTKTNSWADYVIGMIQKLREHGYEVKPFTMYIDSDLPMGAGLSSSAALEVGAGYAISQMMGFELDREELAKIAHECEVDFVGVRCGIMDQYAVALSKEDHALFIDTMTREYKYVPLRLDDTKLYLINSGVKHELGSSEYNKRRHECELALQALRKPSFREVTLEDIEKIQDPVLKKRALHVVTENERVLKTLSALEDDNLVLVGKYLYESHYSLKDNYEVSCEEIDFLIEKLREYSNVLGARIVGAGFGGSIIALVKGNFESIFEKISEAYRIKFGILPTLLNVETSNGVFRAL is encoded by the coding sequence ATAGTGGTTTATTCACCGGGACGTGCAAATCTTATAGGAGAGCACACAGATTATAACGACGGTTTTGTCTTACCATTTGCTATAAAAAGGTATGTAAAAATTGAAATAGAACCATCGAAAAAGTTTAAAATTTTCTCACATCAGTTGAAGAAAGGAATAGAGTTTGATGCCCCCACAAAAACAAATTCCTGGGCTGATTACGTAATAGGGATGATTCAGAAGCTGAGAGAACATGGATACGAAGTTAAGCCGTTCACAATGTACATTGATTCTGATCTTCCAATGGGAGCAGGATTATCAAGCTCTGCTGCTTTGGAAGTTGGTGCAGGGTATGCTATTTCTCAAATGATGGGATTCGAGCTTGACCGTGAAGAACTTGCAAAAATTGCCCACGAATGTGAGGTTGATTTCGTTGGTGTTCGCTGTGGGATAATGGACCAATACGCTGTTGCACTTTCGAAAGAAGACCACGCACTTTTTATAGACACCATGACAAGAGAGTATAAATACGTCCCTCTTCGACTCGATGATACCAAGCTTTATCTCATTAACTCTGGAGTTAAGCATGAGCTTGGTTCGTCCGAATACAATAAAAGACGACATGAATGTGAACTTGCACTGCAAGCGCTCAGGAAACCATCGTTTAGGGAAGTTACGCTTGAAGACATCGAAAAGATTCAAGACCCTGTTTTGAAAAAGCGGGCACTGCATGTTGTTACAGAGAATGAGAGAGTTTTAAAGACACTATCGGCACTAGAAGATGACAACTTAGTTTTGGTTGGAAAGTATCTGTACGAATCACATTACAGTCTCAAAGACAATTACGAAGTTTCTTGCGAAGAGATAGATTTCCTTATTGAGAAATTACGTGAATACTCAAATGTTTTAGGGGCAAGGATAGTTGGAGCAGGCTTTGGAGGAAGTATCATAGCGTTAGTTAAAGGAAATTTCGAAAGCATTTTTGAAAAAATTTCAGAAGCTTACAGAATTAAATTTGGCATTTTGCCAACACTTCTTAACGTAGAGACCAGCAATGGTGTGTTTAGAGCACTCTGA
- a CDS encoding GntR family transcriptional regulator: MWFVVDYHSPVPIYVQIKEKVKVLILSGKLKPGDFLPSIRTLAKDLGVNVNTVARAYRELELEGVIRAERGEGYTVVGLENAVHEKIKQQIITELESVLRRCKELKIDKSTVFSLVEKIYQQSTQSSHQYKEGENNGN, from the coding sequence GTGTGGTTTGTTGTGGACTACCATTCTCCGGTACCGATTTATGTGCAAATAAAAGAGAAGGTGAAGGTACTTATTCTTAGTGGCAAGTTAAAACCAGGTGATTTCTTGCCCTCTATCAGAACGTTGGCTAAAGACTTGGGAGTAAATGTAAACACGGTGGCACGTGCTTACAGGGAACTTGAACTTGAGGGAGTTATACGTGCCGAACGCGGTGAGGGGTATACCGTCGTTGGACTTGAAAACGCTGTCCACGAGAAAATAAAACAGCAGATAATCACGGAACTCGAAAGTGTATTGCGACGTTGCAAGGAACTCAAGATAGACAAATCTACTGTTTTTAGCCTTGTTGAGAAAATATATCAACAATCAACTCAATCAAGTCATCAATACAAGG